In the bacterium genome, one interval contains:
- a CDS encoding helix-turn-helix domain-containing protein encodes MDNYLDIEELARRLRVPVTWIYDRTRKSGTEQIPHYKFGKYVRFLEKEVLEYLKTKSKGGAR; translated from the coding sequence ATGGATAACTATTTGGATATCGAGGAGCTGGCTAGACGATTAAGAGTCCCGGTGACATGGATTTATGACCGTACCCGGAAAAGTGGCACGGAGCAGATTCCTCACTACAAGTTCGGCAAGTACGTTAGATTTCTCGAAAAAGAGGTGCTCGAATACCTGAAGACAAAATCCAAAGGCGGCGCCAGATGA
- a CDS encoding protein phosphatase 2C domain-containing protein, whose product MALKLRIPTELALHGSLAIKLNEVKRIMPASFFKDPMASVAGNVQMPVSERLIDSNENRMTTAMLGTLVFIMLLLTTLALFFFYLFRSGLVVVLGAKPSLVRSAVDNGYRCAPTDRLMASEFESSEPEADATGSGLDHSIVSSSSAELSIDADPCDSGVGDAEQPCFPERVLNELEVEAAMESIAANPSFPREPWRLGLSSVKGQVRSEQQDFGACFVISGYQVVVVADGLGGLPLGGLASDHAVKAASLKIFRLLGCGESDGEEDLELVSMMALKAAARRLEAVDRKLTLQDQALLTTLIVLIGGQHGIGYAYIGDGGISIYRSSGEIVHLLKPQKADIHRPNLLTASLGPTPHGEPISGKAERHRGDLIFVGTDGFFDRLEDTPEAFPVGTNEYITRIVQVALARDGNLQIVTEQVLDELSNWADDSGFIFDDNLTLALMGDGSRPDLPADEEPLDQEPAADTPAPEGNAVSEKELEL is encoded by the coding sequence TTGGCACTCAAACTACGGATACCAACTGAACTGGCATTGCACGGCTCACTTGCCATCAAGTTGAACGAAGTGAAGCGCATCATGCCGGCTTCATTTTTTAAAGATCCAATGGCTAGCGTGGCGGGAAACGTCCAGATGCCAGTGAGCGAGAGACTGATCGATTCGAACGAGAATCGTATGACGACTGCTATGCTAGGTACTCTCGTTTTCATCATGCTGCTGCTGACTACACTGGCTCTTTTCTTTTTTTATTTATTTCGTTCAGGATTAGTTGTCGTTCTTGGCGCAAAGCCCTCACTCGTCAGATCGGCCGTCGACAATGGTTACCGGTGTGCACCAACTGATCGCCTGATGGCATCAGAGTTTGAAAGCTCAGAACCTGAGGCAGATGCTACCGGTAGTGGATTGGATCACTCGATCGTTAGTTCATCTTCTGCCGAGCTTTCCATCGATGCCGATCCCTGCGACTCCGGGGTTGGTGATGCCGAACAACCCTGCTTTCCCGAGAGAGTCCTCAATGAACTCGAGGTAGAGGCAGCGATGGAATCGATTGCCGCTAATCCATCTTTTCCCCGGGAGCCCTGGAGATTGGGCCTTTCGTCCGTAAAAGGGCAAGTGCGAAGCGAACAACAAGATTTCGGCGCCTGCTTCGTCATCAGCGGTTATCAGGTCGTTGTCGTTGCTGACGGACTCGGAGGACTTCCTTTGGGCGGGTTAGCTTCCGATCATGCGGTGAAGGCGGCATCCCTCAAGATCTTTCGTCTCCTTGGCTGTGGTGAGAGTGACGGCGAAGAAGATCTCGAATTGGTTAGCATGATGGCACTGAAAGCAGCAGCGCGTCGTCTCGAGGCGGTGGACCGGAAGCTCACGCTCCAGGATCAAGCGTTGCTTACTACGCTAATTGTTCTCATCGGCGGACAGCACGGAATCGGTTACGCCTATATTGGCGATGGTGGCATTTCTATCTATCGAAGTTCCGGAGAAATCGTGCATCTTCTGAAGCCTCAGAAGGCCGACATCCATAGGCCTAACCTGCTGACTGCTTCACTTGGGCCTACTCCGCATGGTGAACCTATTTCCGGAAAAGCTGAACGTCATCGGGGTGATTTGATCTTTGTTGGTACCGATGGTTTCTTTGATAGACTGGAGGACACGCCGGAAGCCTTTCCCGTCGGCACAAATGAATACATCACCAGAATCGTGCAGGTTGCTCTTGCTCGCGATGGCAACCTGCAAATTGTCACGGAGCAAGTTTTGGATGAGCTGTCGAATTGGGCAGACGATTCTGGGTTCATCTTCGATGATAATTTGACATTGGCGTTGATGGGGGACGGTAGTCGACCAGATTTGCCGGCGGACGAGGAACCGTTAGACCAGGAGCCCGCTGCTGATACTCCAGCACCCGAAGGAAATGCAGTTTCAGAAAAGGAGCTGGAGCTATGA
- a CDS encoding VWA domain-containing protein, whose translation MSGQKAQGGQQRLLRVGQRIGAAGKQGGFYVGVVDFAEDARIANPVNTAGYLAGTMSTISVSSWTNITAGLQQAINLLQSPLPEQDVNCSFLRPVVILLSDGQHNVGNPPELVASQLKEMADLVTIAFGSDADEALLCRLATSPKHFYRCRDGRELRQFLAAVGKTLKDTLKAGVNATDPLTLVKK comes from the coding sequence ATGTCCGGTCAAAAGGCCCAAGGAGGCCAGCAACGCTTGCTGCGAGTTGGTCAGAGAATTGGCGCTGCCGGAAAACAAGGAGGATTCTATGTCGGCGTCGTTGATTTTGCCGAGGACGCCCGCATCGCCAATCCGGTCAATACCGCCGGATATCTCGCCGGCACAATGAGCACTATTTCGGTAAGCAGCTGGACCAACATTACGGCCGGACTTCAGCAGGCCATCAATCTGCTGCAATCCCCGTTGCCGGAACAGGATGTGAACTGCAGCTTTCTGCGACCGGTCGTCATTCTGTTGTCCGATGGCCAGCACAATGTCGGTAATCCGCCTGAATTGGTGGCCTCGCAGTTGAAGGAAATGGCTGACTTGGTCACGATCGCCTTTGGTAGTGATGCTGACGAGGCCTTGCTCTGTCGGCTGGCAACCTCTCCAAAGCATTTCTATCGTTGTCGCGATGGCCGTGAGCTGCGTCAGTTTCTTGCCGCGGTCGGCAAGACGTTGAAAGACACCTTAAAGGCTGGTGTTAACGCCACTGATCCTCTCACTCTAGTCAAAAAGTAG
- a CDS encoding toprim domain-containing protein, protein MSEALLAKYPLEQLQASGLFDRNGRLIFRRHRLIWRWLKNGAPVFFQGRALDSETRPKELCLAHPIPYPFNIDCIESKPEEVFICEGVVDTLTLLKYGKAAVGVAGVNGFKENWIPLLEGCRVKVAFDADNAGQSRGTELRTKTPKSRH, encoded by the coding sequence GTGAGTGAGGCACTGCTTGCGAAATATCCGCTGGAGCAACTTCAGGCGAGCGGACTGTTTGACAGAAATGGCCGGCTCATTTTTAGGCGTCACCGGTTGATTTGGAGATGGCTGAAAAATGGCGCGCCGGTGTTTTTTCAGGGCCGAGCGCTGGATTCGGAAACGAGACCAAAGGAACTGTGCTTGGCGCATCCGATTCCTTATCCGTTCAACATTGACTGCATCGAGTCAAAGCCTGAAGAGGTGTTCATTTGCGAGGGTGTTGTGGATACTTTGACGCTTCTCAAGTATGGGAAGGCGGCGGTGGGGGTCGCAGGTGTTAACGGTTTCAAGGAGAACTGGATTCCCTTGCTTGAAGGCTGTCGGGTAAAAGTCGCGTTTGACGCAGATAACGCTGGCCAATCCAGAGGCACCGAGCTTCGTACAAAGACTCCGAAATCACGGCATTGA